The genomic region CGCACTATGATAGAGGGGTTTGATGATATTAGCCATGGTGGGTTACCAATTGGCAGAACAACTCTGTTAAGCGGTACTTCTGGAACCGGAAAGACCCTATTATCATTACAATTTCTCTATAATGGCATTACCCACTTTGATGAACCGGGAGTATTTGTTACCTTTGAGGAGTCTCCCAGTGACATTATCAAAAACGCCCACATTTTTGGCTGGAACCTGCAGAAACTGATTGAACAGGGAAAACTGTTTATTCTGGATGCTTCCCCAGATCCTGAAGGACAGGACATAGTGGGGAACTTCGACCTTTCAGCTTTGATTGAACGATTACAGTATGCAATTCGTAAATACAAAGCTAACCGTGTTTCTATAGACTCAATCACCGCCGTATTTCAACAGTATGAAGCCATAGGGGTGGTAAGAAGAGAAATATTTCGGTTAGTGGCCCGTCTAAAACAGCTGAATGTCACCACAATTATTACTACAGAAAGGGGTGAAGAATATGGACCGGTAGCTTCCTTTGGAGTGGAAGAATTTGTGTCTGATAACGTAGTGATTGTTCGTAACGTTTTGGAGGGAGAACGCCGCCGACGGACCATTGAGATTCTCAAACTGCGTGGCACAACCCACATGAAAGGTGAATATCCCTTTACAATTACCAATGCGGGGGTAAATATCTTCCCCTTGGGAGCAATGCGGTTGACACAAAGATCTTCCAACGTTCGGGTTTCTTCAGGGGTTAATACCCTAGATGAAATGTGTGGGGGAGGTTTCTTCAAAGACTCGATTATTTTAGCTACTGGGGCTACTGGTACTGGAAAAACCCTGCTGGTAAGTAAATTTATCCAGGATGGCTGTGTGAGCGGTGAAAGAGCCATACTATTTGCCTATGAAGAGTCTCGAGCCCAACTGTCGCGTAACGCTTATTCTTGGGGTATTGACTTTGAAGAGTTGGAACGCCAGGGCTTATTAAAAATAATTTGTACCTACCCCGAATCTACCGGTTTAGAGGATCACCTACAAATTATTAAATCAGAGATTGCCGACTTTAAGCCAGCTCGCATTGCTATTGACTCCCTTTCAGCTCTAGCCAGAGGTGTAAGTAATAATGCCTTCCGCCAATTTGTCATTGGTGTAACTGGCTATGCTAAACAAGAAGAAATCACCGGGTTCTTCACTAATACCAGTGACCAGTTTATGGGATCTCACTCCATTACCGATTCTCACATTTCTACTATTACCGACACAATTATTATGCTACAATATGTGGAAATACATGGGGAAATGTCCCGGGCCATCAATGTATTTAAAATGCGTGGTTCCTGGCATGACAAGGGAATTAGAGAATACAACATTACAGCAGATGGGCCCAATATTAAAGATTCCTTTAGGAATTACGAGAGAATCGTCAGTGGGGCACCTACCCGGGTTAGTATAGATGAGAAAGCAGAACTTTCTCGCATTGTTAAACGGTTTGAAGATAAATAAACTGTGAAATGCCAAAATGAAGTTATGTTTGGTATAGTAGCATGTTATTTGTTTCCCTGGTTATGATGCTATATTCTGTGGGAAGACAACTTTTTTGCTCGCAGATGGTTTTTTGTGTGAGGGGATGCGGTGAAAGGACAGCAATTATTTCATAGTTTCTTGCCCGGTGTGACAGCAGCAGTATTAACAACTCAGCCTGCTTGGGCTGGAACCTTCAAGGCTAATGATTTGAAACTGGTTTCTTCTCCTGTTGTATCGACTGCGACGAATCCTAAAGTTTCTGTTGTGGAAAACAACTGGCAGCTGACTGCAACTACGGTTGACTATGCGCCACTTTTTGACTATCAGCTTGATTTTGGTCAAGCCGTTTTACCAGAACTGCCTAGTTCTAGTCCACTCCCGTTAGTAAATGGTGCTAAGGTACCATCGTCAACCAAGCTCAAAACAGTTTTGTCCTTATCCCCGGTTAACCCCAAGGTGATATCAGGGAAAGTGTATAATCAGGTAGCTCAGATAACATCACCTAAGGACAATTCTTTGGGAATAGCACAAACCAATTCCCAATCTGTGAACCCTATATCGGATTCTCCTCAGAATATTTTGGAGCGCCTTAAACCTAACCTCGATCTTTTGGATGTGCCTCAAGATTCTCAAAGGGTTAAGGTGCAGACAACGGAGGCAATTAGCTTAGAACAGGCGTTGGAACTGGCAAAGCAGAATAACAATGATTTACAAGTGTCTATTCTGCAATTACAACGTAGTAAATCCTCTTTGAGGGAAGCTCAGGCTGCTTTGCTGCCTAGCTTAAACGTACTGGGTGGTGTAACCAGAAGTCGTAGTTCCAGTGCTACTCTCCAGGAAAGACAAACCGCTAAACGTCTCAATATACCCTCTGAAAATCCAGACGCTACCTCCGTGTTTGATTCCCAGGCAGAACTGCGGTATGACTTATACACATCAGGTAGAAGAACGGCAGCCATTAAGGAAGCAGAGGAACAAGTACGTCTTCAACAATTGGAAGTGGAAAGGCAATCAGAAGAAATTCGTCTAAATGTTGCAACGGAGTATTACAACTTGCAACAGTCAGATGAGAGTGTGAGAATTGCCCGCTCTGCTGTGGAAAATTCCCAAGCCAGCTTACGGGATGCTCAAGCATTAGAGCGAGCAGGTGTGGGAACCAAATTTGATGTGTTGCGATCGCAGGTTAACTTAGCCAATTCTCAACAAGAACTAACAGATGCTCTATCCCAGCAGGCTATTGCTCGTCGTCGTCTGGCCCTGAGATTGAACTTACCTCAGTCTGTGAGTATCACCGCTTCGGATCCGGTGCAGTTAGCTGGATTATGGAAAAGCAGTTTAGAAGATAGTATTGTCCTAGCTTATCAAAACCGTGCCGAACTGCAACAAAAATTGGCAGAGAGGAATATTAGAGAACAACAAAGAAAACAAGCCTTAGCCACACTAGGTCCGCAAATTAGCTTCATTGCCAGATATGACTTATTGGATCAATTTAACGATGGCGTGGCGATTAACGATGGTTATTCTGTGGGATTGCGAGCCAGCATGAATTTATATGATGGTGGTGCTTCCCGGGCCAGAGCAGCTAGGGCTAAAACTGAAATAGCGATTGCGGAGGCTGAATTTGCCGAAAGGCGTAACCAGGTCCGTTTTCAAGTGGAAGAAGCCTATTCCAGTCACTTAGCCAATTTAGAAAACGTGCAAACTGCTGCTACTGCTCTAGATCAAGCCAAGGAATCCCTAAGACTGGCTAGACTACGTTTTCAAGCTGGTGTAGGAACTCAAACAGATGTTATCAATGCCCAAAGTGAACTTACCCGTTCAGAAGCTAATCGCGTTCGTGCTATTTTGAATTACAATTTAGCTTTAACCAGATTACAAAGATACGTAACCTCTAGGGCGGTTCAGAAGTCTTGATCCATGGGGGTTTTAGGAAATGGGGAAAATGTTTAGGTGTTTTCATGAATTTTGTATGAATTATCTTGTTGCTGTGCTACCAGACCGCATCCAGGCCGAATCGGCCTACTTGAGTTTAGAAAAGGAGGGTATTACTAGCTCCATTTTGGGTAGGGGATATAAGACCGCTGATGAGTTTGGGTTAATAGATCCCAATGAAGAGGCTAAAAAACAAGTCAAACTCATGGCATCTTGGTTAATACCATTTGGCTTTTTTGCTGGGTTTACATTTAGTCTGATTACTGGGTTAGACACATTTATCTGGGCTGGGGAAATTGGCAATCATATAATTGGGGGTTTACTGGGCGCTGCTAGTGGTGCCATGGGTAGTATGTTTGTGGGAGGCGGTGTAGGTTTGATTTCTGGTGGTGGTGATGCTTTACCCTATCGCAACCGGTTATCCGCTGGGAAATACCTAATTGTAGTTCAGGGTTCAGAAGCTCTGACTCGCCAAGCCACACGCATTCTCCGTCAGTATGATCCAGAGAATATTCAAGGTTATGCAGATAATAGTTAGTAAAGCAGAACTAGTCCTCCCCCACTCTGAGATTAATTATGTTGCCAAGAGAAGAACTGTTAAAGGGTGTTGAAAACCGAGATGTTATTGCCCATGTAATTGACCAAGCAGAACAGGCTATAAAGACCTGGGAAGTGGTAATAACTGACTTTTTATCTCCCCCAGAGTTAGCTGAAATTGAACGAGTTTTTAGCCGGTTAACGGAGGTGCATTTAGTAGCCTGGGGTGGATATGCCCAAGCTGAGCGTCAACGAGTTGCTATTACCCGTTCTGAGATGCCTTTGGATGTATGCCAAGTGGCTGTTACTGTTTTAGACATAGCTGGAAATTTTTTGTTTGACACTGCCACCCACCGGGATTTTTTAGGGGCTATGCTAGGTACGGGGATTGTGCGAGAAAAAACAGGAGATATCATTATTTTAGGGGAGAGGGGAGCCCAAGCAATAGTAGTTCCAGAACTAGCAGAATTTTTAACCATGAATTTGCAACAGGTACGTTCTGTGCCAGTGAAAACTCAGGTCATAGATCCTAGGGAGTTAAAAATTAGGGAACCCAAAAAGAAGGAGTTAACTACGGTAGAAGCTTCTTTAAGATTGGATGCCATTGCTTCTGCTGGTTTTGGTATGTCTAGAAGTAAAATGGTTGATTTAATTGATTCCGGGGATGTGCGCGTCAATTGGAAGGAGATTACTCAAAGCAGTTACCAGTTAAAAATGGGAGACTTAATAGCAATTCGCGGTAAAGGGCGTTTGCAAGTGGGTGAAATTGCTGTCACCAAAAAGGACAGATATCGAATCCAGTTGACTAGGTATATGTAGATCTGGTTAACAACCTTAAATATAAGCTAAATAAATAGAAATTTTCTATAACTTCGATTCATAATTGAATGGGTAACTGCTAAAGGTGTGACAGTGGTTGGTATTGTTATTGTTTCCCACAGCAAACAATTAGCTCTAGGAGTACAAGAACTAGCTGCACAAATGGTGCAAGGAAAAATTTCCCTTGCTGTCGCAGCGGGTGTGGATGACCCCACAAACCCATTGGGTACGGATCCAATTCAGGTTTATCAAGCCATCTCTTCTGTATTCTCTGAGGATGGGGTTATTGTATTGATGGATTTAGGCAGCGCTCTTATGAGTGCAGAAATGGCACTAGAGTTTTTGCTACCAGCACAACGGGATAAAATCTATTTGTGTGATGCTCCCTTGGTGGAAGGTGCTATTGCTGCTACTGTTGCTGCTAGTACTGGCAAAAATATTCAGGAGGTTCTAAGGGAAGCTCAAGGTTCTTTGCTGGCTAAATCTCATCAATTAAATTTAATCGCTCATCCCTTACATAACGACTCTAATAGTATTGACGGTACTGTTCCCCCGGAGGAACTTCGCATTCAAATCAAAAACCGTCTTGGTCTACATGCTCGGCCTGCAGCTCAGTTTGTCGCTACCGCCTGCCGTTTTGAAGCGAAAATTCAGGTGCAGAATTTAACTAGAAATACGGAAGCAGTTAGAGGTGATAGTATTAACCAAGTTGCTACCCTGGGCGTACGTCAAGGACATGAATTATTAATTACTGCTAGGGGTAGGGATGCTCGGGAGGCAATTACAGCTCTACAGTCCTTAATTATCCATAATTTCGGAGAGCAAGATCCTGTGCTAGAATTGCCAACCCACCCTATCTCCCCCCTCCCTGACAATCCCGGTCAATTTACCGGAATTGCCGCTTCTCCTGGCATTGCGATCGCTCCTGTGGTTCACTATCAATTAGCTCCTGTGTCTATTACGGAATACCACATAGAGAATGTGGAAATTGAGTGGCAAAGACTACAACATGCTATCCAAAGGGCGAAACAGGAGATTACGATGTTGCTTTCCCACGCATCGGTGCAAATAGGTGATGCGGAAGCGGCAATATTTGATGCTCATCTCTTATTTCTGGCAGATCCAGTAATGTTAGATGCTGTTCGTAGGTATATTATAGAAGATAGATTGAACGCTGAAGCAGCATGGCAAGCGGTAGTGGAAGAGGTAACCAACTCCTATCGCCAACTGGAGGACGCTTATTTAAAGGAGAGGGTGGATGATGTGGTTGATGTGGGAAGAAGGGTATTGAGAATTCTGTCGGGTAATTTGCCCACGGAATTACATATATCAGAACCATCAATTGTGGTGGGCACGGATTTAACTCCCTCGGATACAGCTAAGTTGGATCCTAGCAAGGTATTGGGGATTTGTATGACTGCTGGTAGTGCTACTTCTCATAGTGCTATTATTGCCCGAACTTTGGGTATTCCTGCAGTGGTTGGTGTGGATTCCCAGGTTTTGACCGTGGAAAATGGTACTGTAATTGCTCTGGATGGTGAAGGTGGTAAGGTGTGGATAGAACCAGAGGGATCTGTATTGACTGCTCTGGAAACTAAACGTCAAATCTGGCAAACTAACCAAGCTGAAGCTAGAAATAAGGCCCATCAACCAGCGACTACCCGCGATGGTCAAAGAATTCATGTATTTGCCAATATTGGCAGTGTGGCTGATGCTAAAGCTGCTGTTGGCTATGGCGCAGAAGGTGTGGGTCTGCTACGAACAGAATTTTTATATTTGGAACAGATTAAACCACCCACGGAGGAAGAGCAGTTACAAGTTTATCAGGATATTGCCCAAATTTTAGGGGAACGTCCATTGATTATCCGCACTTTGGATGTGGGAGGAGATAAACAAATACCCTATCTGGGTTCTACTCTCAAGGAAACTAATCCCTTTTTGGGTGTGCGCGGCATTAGATTTTGTTTGGAACATCCCTATTTACTCAAAACTCAATTAAGAGCTATTTTACGAGCCAGCGCCAACCACCACATTAAAATTATGTGGCCTATGATTAGTACTTTGACCGAGTTACGTGCCGCTAAGTCAATTTTAAACCAGTCCATGGCAGAGCTTAAAAAAGATGGTGTGGAGTTTGATGCCAAACTGCCCGTAGGAGTTATGATTGAAACCCCAGCCGCTGTAGCTATTGCCGATCACCTGGCCAAAGAAGTAGACTTTTTTAGTATTGGTACAAATGATCTGAGTCAATATGTTATGGCATGCGATCGCACCAATCCTAAAGTAGCAAATTTAACTGATGCCTTACAGCCAGCCGTGCTGCGGATGATTCAACAAACGGTAGAAGCTGCCCACGCAGCCAATATTTGGGTTGGACTATGCGGTGAAATTGCGGCTGAAACCTTAGTTGCGCCTATTCTTATAGGTTTGGGAATAGACGAACTGAGTACTAATCCCCAGGCGATCGCCCCCTTAAAGCAGGTAATTTCCCAACTCACCATCACTGAATCCCAAGTTTTAGCCAGGGTGGCATTGAACCAGGATTCAGCTTCCAGAGTCAGGGAATTGGTTTATCCGATAGGTTAAGGGAAAAGAAATTGGAAGTTAACGGAGAAAGCTACTAACAAACCACATTAAAATAAATGTTAGCACAGCCGAGAACTGGTTAGGGGAAATTGACTTTCCTAAAATTGACAGGCCATCCAATGGTATTCCTCCAGCTATCAGTCCTCCCATCATTAAACCCACTACCAGAGTTACCAATGTCAACAAAACCGCCCTCAGAAATTTGTTTTCCTTGCGATTAATGAAATAAATACTTAGAACTAACCCCGCAAGTAATGTTAACTGTAATACTTGTGCTGTATTATAGTCCACGAACATACTGATAGAAATTAACCCTAAATAACAACCTGCTGGCCATAGTATATCGGAGACACTGGGCTGATCCCAAAATCTTTGTAGCCAAGATGGGGAGTAACCACTGGAGTTAACAACTTGTTTTTGCGGGGATGGCATTCGCATTTCAGGAAAACGAATTCCTTCAGGAACCTTAATTTTGCCCTCCTGACGCATTCGCAGGCGCTCCATTAGAATTGCATCATAAGCTGCTTCAACAATTTCCCGAACCCTATTATCACTACCATACTGTTCTAACAGGCGATTTCGAGCATTTTGAATCTCATCGAAACTAGCATCTTTTGACACCCCAAGATTTTCGTAGGGACTTTGATCGCTCATAGCTTTTTTTGGCTTAGGTCTTATTGATACTTTCTCCGTTCAAAGAGGATAGCACTCTTGATAGAGGGGAAAAAAATTGCCAAACGCCACATGAAGTGTTTTGAATAGACTCGACATAGCTGTTTGGAATGGCCAACCAGAATTTAGTTATCACTATTAATAAGAACTGAGGTTTAGGTTCAGTTCTAGTCATATAATATAGTACCATATTATGCGATATAATATAGAATAACAGAAAGGTAATTAGCCAGTTAATCACTTGCCAACTTTCACTGACTATTGCTATACTGTGGAAACAGAATGATCAGGTGAGAATCCCGACTTTAAGTCACCTCTATACTGATAAGTGACCTCTAAGGAGTCCAATAAAAATTATTCTGTCTAGTAAAGACGGCGAGAACCAAGCCGCAGATAAGTAAAAGTGCCCGAGGATAAATTCCTCGTGCATTGGTTGATACACCTTGGTTGGGAGAAAATCTCAAGTCATGTATTTGTTAGCATTAGTTAGCAAAAAAGTATCGGATAAAACACTGACCCTGAAAGTTAATGGTCAAACTGAGATTAAGTAACTGAAGATAAGTTTCGTGAGGGGTGATGTTATGCGTGTCCTACTGGTTTATCCAATATTTCCCAAAACCTTCTGGTCCTATGAAAAAATCCTCGACCTGGTAGATAGAAAAGTCCTGCTGCCACCTTTAGGCTTGATTACAGTGGCTGCTATTTTACCCCAGGAATGGGAGTTTAAACTAGTAGACCGTAACATTCGTCCCGCTACAGAAGAGGAATGGGCATGGGCTGATGTGGTTATTTTCTCAGCTATGATTGTCCAAAAACAAGACCTGTTGGATCAGGTACGCGAAGCCAAGCGTCGTGGTAAATTAGTGGCATTAGGCGGGCCTTACCCCACATCCACACCTCAAGAAGTACAAGAAGCGGGAGCGGATTTTCTGATTTTGGATGAGGGGGAAATTACCCTACCCATGTTTGTCACCGCCATAGAAAGTGGTCAGAAATCGGGCATTTTTCGGGCTACAGAAAAACCAGATGTCACAAGCACACCAATTCCTCGATTTGATTTGCTAGACTTTAGTGCCTATGACATGATGTCAGTGCAGTTTTCCCGAGGTTGTCCTTTTCAATGCGAGTTTTGTGACATTATTGTCCTCTATGGCAGAAAACCGAGAACTAAAACTCCAGAACAACTTTTAGCTGAGTTGGATTGTCTTTATCGGTTAGGTTGGCGACGTGGTATATTCATGGTTGATGATAACTTTATTGGCAATAAACGCAATGTTAAATTATTGCTTAAAGAGTTAAAGGTTTGGATGGCAGAACATGAGTATCCTTTCCGGTTTGACACGGAAGCATCTGTGGATTTAGCCCAAGATCCCGAATTAATGGAATTGATGGTTGAGTCTGGTTTTGCCGCAGTATTTTTGGGCATTGAAACCCCCGATGAAGATAGTTTACAACTAACCAAAAAATTTCAAAATACCCGCAGTTCCCTAGCAGAATCAGTACAAACTATTATTAAGATGGGACTGCGACCCATGGCAGGATTTATTATTGGTTTTGATGGGGAACAAAAAGGCGCAGGCGATCGCATCGTCAGATTTGCAGAGCAAGCTGCCATTCCTTCCACCACCTTTGCCATGTTACAAGCATTGCCAAACACTGCACTATGGCATCGGTTACAAAAGGAGGGAAGACTGAGGGAAAATCAGGATGGGAATATTAATCAGACAACTTTAATGAACTTTATCCCCACCCGTCCTTTGGAGGACATTGCCAAGGAATATGTTGATGCTTTCTGCGCATTATATGATCCTATTAAGTATTTAGATCGTACCTATAGGTGTTTTCTACTCATGGGTTCGCCCAAGTGGAAAGCTCCCTTCAAAATGCCTGATTGGGTAATCGTAAAAGCCCTGTTAATAGTCATTTGGAGACAGGGAATTAAAAGAGAAACCCGGTGGAAATTTTGGCATCATCTATTTAGCATTATCAAACATAATCCCCAGGTGGCAGAACATTATTTGGCAACTTGCGCCCACAACGAACATTTCTTGGAATACCGCCAAATTGTTCGAGATCAAATTGAAAGTCAATTAGCTGCTTATTTAGCCCAGGGAGCAGAAAAACCTTATGTGGTCCCACAAAAGGAAAAAGTAGGGGTTTAGGGCTATAGTTACCATCCCCCCAATTTTAAAACTCTTTTACCACCAAAGTCCAAACCTCCTCCCCTGGATGGACAATGGTTTTACCCACGGGTAGGATTGCCAAAGCGTTAGTTTGGGCTAGGTTGACCAAGTTAGCCGAGCTGTGTTTACCCTCAGCTTGGTAAAATTGATGTACACCATTACCTAGCTTCAACTCGCCCTGAATATAAGTTTCCATTTTGCCATTGGATTGTAATTCTGAAGAGGATTTTACCTTGAGTAATTTCCCCTCCCATCCCCTAGCCATTCCTGACATTTTTCTGACTGCTGGCTGCACAAACCGCCAACAAGTCACTAAAGCGGACCCAGGATTCCCAGGTAAACCAAAATATAATTTCTGTAATTTATCGGTTCCCGGATAGTTTAGTCCTTCGTCTAGGAAAGTAGCAAAGGTGAGTGGTTTTCCAGGACGCATTTTAACAGAATTAAAATGAATTGTCGCCCCTAAAGAAACTAAAGTTTTGTGTATATAATCATAGTCACCTACGGATACCCCCCCAGTGGAAATTACAATATCTGCACTGGCAATTGCATAATCTATAGTTTGTTCCAGAGCGATCGGATCATCTGGTACAATCCCTAATAATAACACTTCAGCCCCCAACTGACGCATCAAGGTAGCCAGAGCATACTGGTTAGAATCAAATATCTGTCCAGGTTTTGGCAACTCCTCCAATGTTACCAACTCATTACCTGTGGAAAAAATCGCTACTCGTATGCTGCGAAAAACACTTACTTTTTCCCTGCCAGCAGCAGCCAAAAGGGCAATTTCCGTAGCACCCAAGACAATTCCCGAAGGTAAAAGATAATTTCCCGCTTGATAAAATTCTCCTTGATGGATGACAAACTCACGGGGTTGGGGTGCGATGAACACTAAAACCCGGTTTTCCTGAAGGTGGGTTTTTTCTTGCATGATTACGGTATCAGCACCCTTTGGCATCATAGCACCAGTAAAAATTCTCACTGCTTGTCCCGATTCAAGCATTACAGAAGGTTCATCACCAGTTTTAATTTCCGCTACAACCTGCAGAATAACTGGTCTATCTGCCCTAGCATGCTGTACATCCTGATAACGCACTGCATAACCATCCATTACGGCATGGTCCCAATGGGGAAAACCCCGAGAACTAACCACGGGACTAGCTAAAATTCGTCCATTTGCCGTCAATAAGTCTATGTATTCTATATCTGTTTGGTTACCTAGTGGTTTTACTGCATTTAAAATAGTAGATTCCGCATCTCTAACTGATAGCATTGTTGGTTATTATAGATTCCCCTTATAATACCAGATAATACTACATAATAGTACAACTTTTTGGGATTGTATATGGTGAAAATAGTTTCTCGCCGATATTTAGGAAAAGCAGATGTTTATGACATTGGAGTGGCCAAAGACCACAATTTTATCATCAAAAATGGCTTGGTTGCTTCCAACTGTTTTAATAAATCTCACTCTACTGCCTATGGTTATGTCACTTACCAGACAGCATATTTAAAAGCTAATTATCCCTTGGAATATATGGCAGCACTGTTAACAGCTAACAGTGGGGATACAGATAAAGTTCAGAAATATCTCAACAATTGCAATAACATGGGGATTGAAATTGATCCACCGGATATTAATCGTTCTGGGTTAGATTTTACACCAGCAGACCAGAAAATATTATTTGGATTTTCCGCAGTGCGTAATGTGGGGCAAAATGCGATCACTGCTATCTTAGATGCTCGCCAACAAGGAGGAGAATTTAAATCTCTAGGTGACTTTTGTGATCGCATTGATTTACGGGTTGTCAATCGTCGCACCCTAGAGTCATTAATTCAATGTGGAGCATTTGATAAGATAGAGTCGAACCGTCATCAATTAGTTAAAGATTTAGAATTAGTATATGAATGGGCCCAATCCCGTGCTAAAGATAGAGCTATAGGTCAAGGAAACCTGTTTGATTTCATGGGTACTGGCATTAGCAACGTGTCAACAAGTAGCAAAAATGGATTTAAGTCCATACCTAAAGCCAACCTAGTGTCAGACTATCCCCCCCAGGAAAAACTGCGAATGGAAAAAGAATTATTAGGTTTTTATGTATCAGCCCATCCTTTAAAAAATATTAAACAATCCTCATCCTTGTTAGCGCCCATTAATCTTGTCGATTTAGGAGAGCAA from Cylindrospermopsis curvispora GIHE-G1 harbors:
- a CDS encoding CPP1-like family protein, which encodes MSDQSPYENLGVSKDASFDEIQNARNRLLEQYGSDNRVREIVEAAYDAILMERLRMRQEGKIKVPEGIRFPEMRMPSPQKQVVNSSGYSPSWLQRFWDQPSVSDILWPAGCYLGLISISMFVDYNTAQVLQLTLLAGLVLSIYFINRKENKFLRAVLLTLVTLVVGLMMGGLIAGGIPLDGLSILGKSISPNQFSAVLTFILMWFVSSFLR
- a CDS encoding TolC family protein; the protein is MKGQQLFHSFLPGVTAAVLTTQPAWAGTFKANDLKLVSSPVVSTATNPKVSVVENNWQLTATTVDYAPLFDYQLDFGQAVLPELPSSSPLPLVNGAKVPSSTKLKTVLSLSPVNPKVISGKVYNQVAQITSPKDNSLGIAQTNSQSVNPISDSPQNILERLKPNLDLLDVPQDSQRVKVQTTEAISLEQALELAKQNNNDLQVSILQLQRSKSSLREAQAALLPSLNVLGGVTRSRSSSATLQERQTAKRLNIPSENPDATSVFDSQAELRYDLYTSGRRTAAIKEAEEQVRLQQLEVERQSEEIRLNVATEYYNLQQSDESVRIARSAVENSQASLRDAQALERAGVGTKFDVLRSQVNLANSQQELTDALSQQAIARRRLALRLNLPQSVSITASDPVQLAGLWKSSLEDSIVLAYQNRAELQQKLAERNIREQQRKQALATLGPQISFIARYDLLDQFNDGVAINDGYSVGLRASMNLYDGGASRARAARAKTEIAIAEAEFAERRNQVRFQVEEAYSSHLANLENVQTAATALDQAKESLRLARLRFQAGVGTQTDVINAQSELTRSEANRVRAILNYNLALTRLQRYVTSRAVQKS
- the kaiC gene encoding circadian clock protein KaiC, whose amino-acid sequence is MSDQEKQEQKEQQTPTSAGVEKIRTMIEGFDDISHGGLPIGRTTLLSGTSGTGKTLLSLQFLYNGITHFDEPGVFVTFEESPSDIIKNAHIFGWNLQKLIEQGKLFILDASPDPEGQDIVGNFDLSALIERLQYAIRKYKANRVSIDSITAVFQQYEAIGVVRREIFRLVARLKQLNVTTIITTERGEEYGPVASFGVEEFVSDNVVIVRNVLEGERRRRTIEILKLRGTTHMKGEYPFTITNAGVNIFPLGAMRLTQRSSNVRVSSGVNTLDEMCGGGFFKDSIILATGATGTGKTLLVSKFIQDGCVSGERAILFAYEESRAQLSRNAYSWGIDFEELERQGLLKIICTYPESTGLEDHLQIIKSEIADFKPARIAIDSLSALARGVSNNAFRQFVIGVTGYAKQEEITGFFTNTSDQFMGSHSITDSHISTITDTIIMLQYVEIHGEMSRAINVFKMRGSWHDKGIREYNITADGPNIKDSFRNYERIVSGAPTRVSIDEKAELSRIVKRFEDK
- a CDS encoding B12-binding domain-containing radical SAM protein — protein: MRVLLVYPIFPKTFWSYEKILDLVDRKVLLPPLGLITVAAILPQEWEFKLVDRNIRPATEEEWAWADVVIFSAMIVQKQDLLDQVREAKRRGKLVALGGPYPTSTPQEVQEAGADFLILDEGEITLPMFVTAIESGQKSGIFRATEKPDVTSTPIPRFDLLDFSAYDMMSVQFSRGCPFQCEFCDIIVLYGRKPRTKTPEQLLAELDCLYRLGWRRGIFMVDDNFIGNKRNVKLLLKELKVWMAEHEYPFRFDTEASVDLAQDPELMELMVESGFAAVFLGIETPDEDSLQLTKKFQNTRSSLAESVQTIIKMGLRPMAGFIIGFDGEQKGAGDRIVRFAEQAAIPSTTFAMLQALPNTALWHRLQKEGRLRENQDGNINQTTLMNFIPTRPLEDIAKEYVDAFCALYDPIKYLDRTYRCFLLMGSPKWKAPFKMPDWVIVKALLIVIWRQGIKRETRWKFWHHLFSIIKHNPQVAEHYLATCAHNEHFLEYRQIVRDQIESQLAAYLAQGAEKPYVVPQKEKVGV
- the ptsP gene encoding phosphoenolpyruvate--protein phosphotransferase; translation: MVGIVIVSHSKQLALGVQELAAQMVQGKISLAVAAGVDDPTNPLGTDPIQVYQAISSVFSEDGVIVLMDLGSALMSAEMALEFLLPAQRDKIYLCDAPLVEGAIAATVAASTGKNIQEVLREAQGSLLAKSHQLNLIAHPLHNDSNSIDGTVPPEELRIQIKNRLGLHARPAAQFVATACRFEAKIQVQNLTRNTEAVRGDSINQVATLGVRQGHELLITARGRDAREAITALQSLIIHNFGEQDPVLELPTHPISPLPDNPGQFTGIAASPGIAIAPVVHYQLAPVSITEYHIENVEIEWQRLQHAIQRAKQEITMLLSHASVQIGDAEAAIFDAHLLFLADPVMLDAVRRYIIEDRLNAEAAWQAVVEEVTNSYRQLEDAYLKERVDDVVDVGRRVLRILSGNLPTELHISEPSIVVGTDLTPSDTAKLDPSKVLGICMTAGSATSHSAIIARTLGIPAVVGVDSQVLTVENGTVIALDGEGGKVWIEPEGSVLTALETKRQIWQTNQAEARNKAHQPATTRDGQRIHVFANIGSVADAKAAVGYGAEGVGLLRTEFLYLEQIKPPTEEEQLQVYQDIAQILGERPLIIRTLDVGGDKQIPYLGSTLKETNPFLGVRGIRFCLEHPYLLKTQLRAILRASANHHIKIMWPMISTLTELRAAKSILNQSMAELKKDGVEFDAKLPVGVMIETPAAVAIADHLAKEVDFFSIGTNDLSQYVMACDRTNPKVANLTDALQPAVLRMIQQTVEAAHAANIWVGLCGEIAAETLVAPILIGLGIDELSTNPQAIAPLKQVISQLTITESQVLARVALNQDSASRVRELVYPIG
- a CDS encoding photosystem II S4 domain protein, producing the protein MLPREELLKGVENRDVIAHVIDQAEQAIKTWEVVITDFLSPPELAEIERVFSRLTEVHLVAWGGYAQAERQRVAITRSEMPLDVCQVAVTVLDIAGNFLFDTATHRDFLGAMLGTGIVREKTGDIIILGERGAQAIVVPELAEFLTMNLQQVRSVPVKTQVIDPRELKIREPKKKELTTVEASLRLDAIASAGFGMSRSKMVDLIDSGDVRVNWKEITQSSYQLKMGDLIAIRGKGRLQVGEIAVTKKDRYRIQLTRYM